In Rhipicephalus microplus isolate Deutch F79 chromosome 9, USDA_Rmic, whole genome shotgun sequence, one genomic interval encodes:
- the LOC119165631 gene encoding uncharacterized protein LOC119165631: MKYQIVVIFAIFCFSCAAVNANADVDGVIEQLKSLVRDFVTDKDKAQEYLSKIDSASECLTVAKGINPEIIKKMAKGAIPTIMECGSQFITLKDPQERANKIRDCLVEKANNFKQSSGMTPEEMKMFDDASACILEHAKGVV; encoded by the exons ATGAAGTACCAAATTGTGGTGATCTTCGCTATCTTCTGCTTCTCCTGCGCCGCAGTAAACGCCAATG CTGATGTGGACGGTGTCATCGAGCAACTGAAGTCCTTGGTGAGAGATTTTGTGACTGACAAGGACAAGGCGCAGGAGTACCTGAGCAAGATTGACAGTGCGAGCGAATGCCTCACCGTCGCCAAGGGCATCAACCCGGAAATCATAAAGAAG ATGGCTAAGGGAGCCATTCCGACAATCATGGAGTGCGGAAGCCAATTTATCACCCTAAAAGACCCCCAGGAGAGAGCCAATAAG ATAAGAGACTGCTTAGTAGAAAAGGCGAACAACTTCAAG CAATCCAGTGGAATGACGCCTGAAGAAATGAAGATGTTCGACGATGCTTCG gcctGTATCCTAGAGCACGCCAAAGGAGTAGTCTGA
- the LOC142761627 gene encoding uncharacterized protein LOC142761627, giving the protein MKNHVVAIFLILCFTSSIVNANQDVDAIIKAVKKFVQGLHLDEEESQKILSKINTAQEECLTEADEINPAIIKKLVREAIPAVIKCVGSVAKEKDPQVKKTKIIECVSKKADTFKETSGMTDEEKQKFGDALNCVKKLIEE; this is encoded by the exons ATGAAGAACCACGTTGTCGCTATCTTCCTGATTCTCTGCTTCACCTCCTCCATAGTGAACGCCAACC AGGACGTGGATGCCATCATCAAGGccgtgaagaagttcgttcaagGCCTCCATCTTGACGAGGAAGAGTCTCAGAAGATCCTCAGCAAGATCAACACAGCACAAGAGGAGTGCCTAACAGAGGCCGATGAAATAAACCCGGCAATCATCAAGAAG CTTGTTAGGGAGGCCATTCCAGCAGTGATAAAGTGCGTTGGCAGTGTCGCAAAGGAAAAGGATCCTCAAGTGAAAAAAACTAAG ATCATCGAGTGTGTATCAAAGAAGGCGGACACCTTCAAG GAGACCAGTGGTATGACAGATGAGGAAAAGCAGAAGTTCGGTGATGCCCTG aacTGCGTCAAAAAACTCATAGAAGAATAG